A stretch of Chloracidobacterium validum DNA encodes these proteins:
- the casB gene encoding type I-E CRISPR-associated protein Cse2/CasB: protein MMMTDQIHRFVDKLESLREDRAALARLRRGLGHDHGVVEMYPYVVPFLPDKAYEARWYFLIAALFGLNHLPPRAGESFGKTFLRLDPKRETESTAKRFQALLNAHEDDLGSHLRHAVSLLKSREIGVDYKKLLLDLTGWHHPEKRVQLRWAKDFWSPLDEPEPEATESVTASTRPILFQDHP, encoded by the coding sequence ATGATGATGACCGACCAAATTCACAGATTCGTTGACAAGCTTGAATCCCTGCGTGAAGACCGCGCCGCGCTGGCTCGGCTCAGACGCGGGCTGGGACACGACCATGGGGTGGTGGAGATGTACCCGTACGTCGTGCCGTTCCTGCCGGACAAGGCGTATGAGGCGCGGTGGTATTTCCTCATCGCGGCATTGTTTGGCTTGAACCATCTTCCACCACGAGCCGGTGAGTCGTTTGGGAAAACCTTTCTTCGGCTTGACCCAAAACGCGAAACGGAAAGCACGGCCAAGCGCTTTCAAGCCCTGCTCAACGCTCACGAGGACGACCTTGGAAGCCACCTGCGGCACGCCGTTTCCCTGCTGAAAAGTCGGGAAATTGGCGTGGATTACAAAAAATTGCTACTTGACCTCACGGGGTGGCATCACCCGGAAAAAAGGGTACAGCTCCGGTGGGCGAAGGATTTCTGGTCGCCGCTGGACGAACCTGAACCGGAGGCTACCGAGTCCGTCACCGCGTCCACCAGACCCATCCTGTTCCAAGACCATCCATGA